From the genome of Triticum aestivum cultivar Chinese Spring chromosome 3B, IWGSC CS RefSeq v2.1, whole genome shotgun sequence, one region includes:
- the LOC123065631 gene encoding heat stress transcription factor C-1b — MGSECKGHQPQDDGGVAPFVAKTFHMVSDPATDAVVCWGGASNTFLVLDPAAFSDFLLPSYFKHRNFASFVRQLNTYGFRKVDPDVWEFAHESFLRGQAKLLPLIVRKKKRAGAGAAGRELCVDEEEVRGTIQAVQRLRDERRGMEEELQAMDRRLCAAENRPGQMMAFLGKLADDPGVVLRAMVAKKEELAAAGAGGKDSSPDKRRRIGADAGSGGPEQGRAVPLL; from the exons ATGGGAAGCGAGTGCAAGGGCCACCAGCCGCAGGACGACGGCGGCGTGGCGCCGTTCGTGGCGAAGACGTTTCACATGGTCAGCGACCCGGCCACGGACGCCGTGGTGTGCTGGGGCGGCGCCAGCAACACGTTCCTCGTCCTCGACCCCGCCGCCTTCTCCGACTTCCTCCTCCCCTCCTACTTCAAGCACCGCAACTTCGCCAGCTTCGTCCGGCAGCTCAACACCTAC GGTTTTCGCAAGGTTGACCCGGACGTGTGGGAGTTCGCGCACGAGTCGTTCCTGCGCGGCCAGGCGAAGCTGCTGCCGCTGATCGTGCGCAAGAAGAAGAGAGCCGGCGCCGGCGCGGCCGGGAGGGAGCTGTGCGTGGACGAAGAGGAGGTGCGGGGAACGATCCAGGCGGTGCAGAGGCTGCGGGACGAGCGGAGGGGCATGGAGGAGGAGCTGCAGGCCATGGACCGCAGGCTCTGTGCGGCGGAGAACCGGCCGGGCCAGATGatggccttcctcggcaagctcGCGGACGACCCGGGCGTGGTGCTTCGCGCCATGGTCGCCAAGAAGGAGGAGCTGGCTGCGGCCGGTGCCGGTGGCAAGGATTCAAGCCCAGATAAGAGGCGGCGGATCGGGGCCGACGCCGGATCAGGCGGCCCAGAGCAGGGCCGTGCCGTTCCCCTTCTGTAA